The nucleotide sequence CTGGATGAAGGTTTTGAAAACCTGACCCTGTTTCAAACCGGGAAAACCTTGCCCCGCCCCATTGTTCTGTTGGAACCGAAGGAAGGCGATTACTGGAACACCTGGCTGGGTTTTGTCGATTCGGTTTTGATAAAAAAAGGTTTTATCTCCGCTGACGACCGCAAGTTGTTTCAGGTGGCCCGTTCGGCTGAAGAAGCCACTAAATATATCACCGATTTTTACCGGATTTATCATTCACTCAGGTATATCCGCGGTCTCACAGTACTCAGGTTTACCAGGGAAATTCCCGAGCCTCTCATCGATCGGCTGAATTGCGATTTTAAAGATATTTTGGATAGCGGAAAATTCCTGGCAACTCCACCGCTGGAGGACGAATTGAAAAATCGGGAATATCCGGATTTACCGCGTCTGGTTTTTAATTTCAATCACAGGAGTTTTGGCCGACTCAATGAGATGATCCAGACCATCAACGGCGCCCTGCCATAACATATTTTTTTCTGTAAAAAAATGCTGGTTCTCCCTTATTTTTCAATATTGTTTGATAAAACACCTATTATTTTCCGTTTAAATTCAAGTTTAGCTCAATAAAATCCGATTCTATAACTGTAGACATGTTTTTTAAAGGAGGGACTGCTTGTCTCTTTTTCTGACGCAAAAGGCGGATACGATTGAATAAATTGCACCAGCAAAAGCTTGCAAACGCCGCATTTGAGGACTCAGAGGTCGTAGAAGCCTTATTAGTAGACGAGCCCGCGTCCGCAGTTTCCGTCACCCCCTCTCTGATCGGGTTCTCCAACACCTTGATTGTCATCCCTGCCTATAATGAGGGAAACAATATCGGCAGGGTTCTGGACGGCGTCCGAAGATGCGCTCCCGAACTCCCGGTACTGGTGATCAACGATGGCTCCAGCGATGCCACCCAAAAAATTTCCAGAGATCATGGAGCCAAAGTCATTTCCCTGCCCTTTAATTTGGGATACGGAGTGGCCCTCCAGACCGGGTTTATTTTTGCCTTAAAAAACGGATACACGACCGTCGTGCAGATGGATGCCGATGGACAACACGACCCGCGTAACATCATTGACATGTTGCAGGAATTACAAAATGACAATGTCGATGTGGTGATCGGTTCCCGCTTTCTGGGAAAAAACAATTACAAGACCACCATCTTCAGACATCTGGGAATGTTCGTCTTCGGGAACCTGGCTTCTCTATTTTGCGGACAGAAAGTGTCCGACCCGACCTCGGGTTTTCAGGCATTGAAGGGCAAGGCCATTAATTTTGTGGCAAGTGGGTACTACCCTCCCGACTACCCCGATGCGGATTTCATAATCATGTTGCATCGATACGGATTCAAAATACGCGAAATTCCTGTTACCATGCACGCCAGTCCCGATAATAAATCGATGCATACGGGACACAAAACGATTTATTACGTGTTCAAAATGTTTTTATCGATCATCGTCACCCTGTTGAGACAAAAACCCAAAGGATAACAGCAGTGCCGCCACGAATCAGAATCATTGCCATCATTATCTGCATTTTCCTGCTCGCTTACGTTTTTGAGCTGGTACGCAGGAAGCATCTCAACGAAGAATACTCGCTGGGCTGGCTCGTTACCGGAACCCTGATGCTGATTCTTTCCATTTCCGAAGATTTGCTGATGTGGGTTTCTAACCTGGTGGGAGCCACCCTGTTCACATCCACCCTGTTTTTCTCCGGGCTGGTGTTTCTGATGATCATCTGTCTGCATTTTTCCATCCGCATTTCCGCCCTGACCAATCAGGTGAGGACGCTGACCCAGCACCTTGGCATTCTCGACTATGAAAAGAAAACTCTGGAAAGTCTGGTCGCTGAAAACTCCCTTGCAAAAAATCCACCCAGGCTGAAACAACTTTGAAGGTTTTACGCACCATCGAAACGTTTTTCCCTTATATTTGCGGCCCCGCCAACCAGGCCTTTCAAATTTCCAGCCGTCTGGAAGCTAAAGGCGTCTATTCTCCGGTTTTAACCAGTTATTGCGATGTGAGCCCTACCCTTCCGGCACAGGAAAAAATTGGCAATGTATCGGTCACACGGCTTCCCATCCAGTTCCGGCTGATGCGGTACTGCGTCACCCTTGGGATTTTTAATCAATTCAAGAATTTCGACATTCTGCACAGTCACAACTACCGAAACTTCCAGACCGACTGCGGTTTTTTTTTTCGCAATTTAAAAAGAAACCTTTTATTTTAAATACCCACGGTTCGCTTTTAGGCTATAAAAAATACCTCCCAACCTTTTTACAACGCTTCCCCTACCAGGTTTACGACCTTCTGACCCTGAAAACGTCCGCCAAAAGGGCCGATGCCATCGTGGTGTCCTCTAAAATGGAGTTTGATGATGCTCTGGAATTCGGGATATCCCGAAAAAAACTGCACATCATCCCGATGGGAGTGGATATTCCCGATATACTTTCTCCGGATGAACAGGATGAGAGTTCCCCTCTGAAAATCCTGTTCGTCGGACGCATCGCTCGTGTGCGGCGGGTGGAATTGATCCTGCAGGCGGTAAAAAATCTGTCCATTCCTTTTACAGTCACCATCGTCGGCGGGGAAGAAAAAACCAGCAGTCTGTCTCAAACCGGCTACTTGAACGAATTAAGGAATTTATGCCAGGAACTTGGAATCTCGGACCGCGTCACCTTTACCGGCCCCAGGCCGCCTGAGGAACTGCCGTTTTATTACCGGGCCGCCGATGTGTTCGTCTACCCTTCGCTTTATGAAAACTTCGCGCAACCCATTCTGGAAGCCGCCTCTTATGGAGTCCCGGTCATCGCCACCCCGGTCGGAATCGCCAAGGAAATCATTGCGGATGGAGAAACAGGATTTTTGA is from Nitrospinota bacterium and encodes:
- a CDS encoding glycosyltransferase family 2 protein, translated to MNKLHQQKLANAAFEDSEVVEALLVDEPASAVSVTPSLIGFSNTLIVIPAYNEGNNIGRVLDGVRRCAPELPVLVINDGSSDATQKISRDHGAKVISLPFNLGYGVALQTGFIFALKNGYTTVVQMDADGQHDPRNIIDMLQELQNDNVDVVIGSRFLGKNNYKTTIFRHLGMFVFGNLASLFCGQKVSDPTSGFQALKGKAINFVASGYYPPDYPDADFIIMLHRYGFKIREIPVTMHASPDNKSMHTGHKTIYYVFKMFLSIIVTLLRQKPKG
- a CDS encoding DUF2304 domain-containing protein — translated: MPPRIRIIAIIICIFLLAYVFELVRRKHLNEEYSLGWLVTGTLMLILSISEDLLMWVSNLVGATLFTSTLFFSGLVFLMIICLHFSIRISALTNQVRTLTQHLGILDYEKKTLESLVAENSLAKNPPRLKQL
- a CDS encoding glycosyltransferase family 4 protein: MLNTHGSLLGYKKYLPTFLQRFPYQVYDLLTLKTSAKRADAIVVSSKMEFDDALEFGISRKKLHIIPMGVDIPDILSPDEQDESSPLKILFVGRIARVRRVELILQAVKNLSIPFTVTIVGGEEKTSSLSQTGYLNELRNLCQELGISDRVTFTGPRPPEELPFYYRAADVFVYPSLYENFAQPILEAASYGVPVIATPVGIAKEIIADGETGFLTSANPTSLGKTLEQLADRSVRRSLGANLKETVRNKFAWNRIMDQYMELYRSF